The following are encoded in a window of Ensifer adhaerens genomic DNA:
- the coxB gene encoding cytochrome c oxidase subunit II yields the protein MTLFVVMSFGAAAIWFAVVAFVCFAVRSQRRVFAEPAASRLVLWGGGVFPTVTLFALLTYAFWLMPTLRPSPTFRDATDFRVEVTGRQYWWQVVYVHRGLTIAAANEIRLPVGRRIEFLLKSDDVIHSFWIPSLGGKMDMIPGRENRLSLMAQRTGVFRGACAEFCGTSHAFMALTAVTMEPDAFDAWLASQAKASINVAGEGRALFLRHGCGSCHRVAGTEAAGAAGPDLSHLGSRQMLGAGIVANTEDNIAGFIANPGAIKPGAAMPAFSMLAPQDIRAIAAWLKGLR from the coding sequence TTGACCCTGTTTGTCGTCATGTCCTTCGGCGCAGCCGCGATCTGGTTCGCGGTGGTCGCCTTCGTCTGCTTTGCCGTGCGCAGTCAAAGACGAGTTTTCGCAGAGCCTGCCGCAAGCCGGCTCGTCCTGTGGGGCGGCGGCGTGTTCCCAACTGTGACGCTCTTTGCCCTTTTGACATATGCATTCTGGTTAATGCCGACGCTTAGACCTTCGCCGACTTTTCGCGATGCTACGGATTTTCGGGTCGAAGTCACCGGCAGGCAATATTGGTGGCAGGTGGTCTATGTCCATCGCGGCCTCACAATCGCAGCGGCAAACGAGATCCGCTTGCCGGTCGGTCGGCGAATAGAATTTTTACTGAAGAGCGATGACGTAATCCATTCCTTCTGGATACCCTCTCTCGGGGGCAAGATGGATATGATCCCGGGTCGCGAAAACCGCCTTTCGCTGATGGCGCAAAGAACGGGGGTATTTCGCGGCGCGTGCGCCGAATTTTGCGGGACGTCTCACGCATTCATGGCGCTCACCGCAGTGACCATGGAACCCGACGCGTTCGACGCATGGCTTGCCAGCCAGGCGAAAGCCTCGATAAACGTCGCGGGAGAGGGGCGTGCTCTCTTCTTGCGCCATGGCTGTGGCTCCTGTCATCGCGTTGCGGGCACGGAGGCCGCAGGCGCGGCTGGACCCGATCTTTCTCACCTAGGGTCTCGGCAGATGCTAGGAGCCGGGATCGTCGCCAACACCGAGGACAACATTGCTGGCTTCATCGCGAACCCGGGTGCGATCAAGCCTGGTGCGGCCATGCCCGCTTTCTCCATGCTGGCGCCGCAAGATATCCGTGCAATCGCCGCCTGGCTGAAAGGACTGAGATGA
- a CDS encoding DUF3618 domain-containing protein: protein MNVDMHSSADLQREIETDRQRIEEKLHAIQERMSPGELMDEFIAYARRSGGADFLNNLGGAMKANPIPVALTGIGLAWLLADPASRAPQASGVEKGVDDYPLARVKGNLRRVGPIEANFGERYSHFEDEDGSRFRAKTDAAGRRAGHFVDPSGTVYRGFADTSGQAIAEIRDEAGSLFDETTGWASATWREVKGAASGVSGAVSDAARSAADSIRSAHESAQDHGAQLNAAMLKTFRDQPLVGGALAFAIGAAIGAALPATDFEDETAGEVSDRVRGQLQATAGAAAEGAIEGAKSALGEANKPENENPSG from the coding sequence AGAAAAACTGCATGCCATTCAAGAGCGAATGTCGCCTGGCGAATTAATGGATGAATTCATCGCCTATGCCAGAAGGAGTGGAGGTGCCGACTTCCTCAACAATCTGGGTGGGGCAATGAAGGCGAACCCGATCCCGGTCGCATTGACAGGGATCGGTCTTGCATGGCTCCTTGCCGATCCCGCCTCGCGAGCGCCTCAAGCGTCGGGCGTTGAGAAGGGAGTGGATGATTACCCGCTTGCGAGAGTAAAGGGCAACTTGCGACGGGTCGGACCGATCGAGGCAAATTTTGGCGAGCGCTACAGCCATTTTGAGGATGAGGACGGCAGTCGTTTTCGCGCGAAGACCGATGCGGCCGGCCGAAGGGCCGGTCACTTCGTCGATCCAAGTGGAACCGTCTATCGCGGTTTCGCCGATACGTCGGGCCAGGCGATTGCGGAAATCCGGGATGAGGCAGGCAGTTTGTTCGATGAAACAACCGGCTGGGCATCAGCGACATGGCGCGAGGTGAAGGGGGCGGCCAGCGGTGTCTCCGGTGCCGTTTCAGATGCCGCCCGGTCAGCAGCCGACAGCATTCGGAGCGCCCATGAGAGTGCTCAGGATCACGGGGCGCAGCTGAATGCCGCCATGCTCAAGACATTTCGAGATCAGCCTCTGGTTGGCGGAGCGCTGGCCTTTGCGATCGGTGCGGCCATCGGAGCGGCACTCCCCGCAACGGACTTTGAGGATGAGACCGCTGGCGAGGTTTCGGATCGCGTTCGCGGCCAGCTTCAAGCAACGGCTGGTGCAGCTGCCGAGGGCGCGATCGAGGGTGCCAAGAGCGCCTTGGGAGAGGCCAACAAGCCTGAAAACGAAAACCCTTCTGGCTGA